CGAGGGGAATTGCTTCGGGTTTGAGTTCTAAAGGCTGAACGGCAGGAATTTCGATCCGAATGCGATCGCCTGTTTTCACATCTATTTTTTTTGCCGTGCAAACTCGATCGTTAATCTGGACGCAGCCTTGTTCGATCAACTGTTGCAGACGCGATCGCGACAATTGTGTGAGTTGTTGGGCAAGGTAACGGTCTAGGCGATCGTCACTGGCTGTTACCTGTAGATGAATTTCTGTCACGACTACTCTAAATCGATTCCTCTGCACTTAGCATTGTTAATTTTATCTAAGTCGCCCTTCATTCATCTTTGAGCCAAGCAAGAGTGCAGGCTCGATTGTTAGAAAAGATACGGTGTATCAATTACTTTTTATCACAAAGGTTCATCTTTCTCCGAAATACAGCACTATAACAGACTTAATTTTGCATCGATGAATACAAAAATAGCTATATGGCGATATTTAGAGGCACGATAAATAACGACACGTTAACTGGAACTGTAGGCGACGACCAAATCTATGGTTTAGCTGGGGATGACACTTTGCAAGGCAGTTCGGGCAACGATCGCCTCTACGGTGAAGACGGAAACGATTACCTCTATGGCGACAAAGGTAGCGATCGCATATTTGGTGGGAACGGTGACGACCATCTTCAGGGGGGTGACGGTGACGACTACATTGAAGGGGGTGAGGGTAGCGACTATACAGAGGGTGGTAACGGCAACGACTATTTAGTTGGAGGGAATGAGAGTGAAGCTTTATGGGGAGACTCTGGAAACGACAAAGTTTTCGGTCAGAGTGGCAATGACTACATTCATGGAGGTGATGGTGAAGACTATTTAGAAGGGGGTGAGGGTAACGACGAAGTTTCAGGCGATAGCGGAAACGACAGGCTTTATGGCAATATCGGCAATGATTTTCTAAATGGTGGGGGCGATCGCGACATTTTAGAAGGTGGCGATGGAAACGACTACCTAGTAGGCGGCGGAGGCAAAGACACGCTATATGCTGGCGCTGGTGATGACTTTCTCGCTGGGGGTTACGATTCTGTCGTTGGTTTTGGCGGAAATGACTATATTGGTGGCAAAAACGATATCGATTTGTTATTTGGCGGTGCGGGAAAAGACACTTTTGGGATCAATTACAGTACCGACGATGGCAATCCAACCACAGACGGCAGGCGAGATTACAGTTTAATCAAAGATTTCAATCCCCAAGAAGATACGATCCGGCTGAACGGTGCTAAAAGTAACTATATTCTGAAACCATCTCCTCAAGGTTTACCTCAAGGCACGGCAATTTATTTTGACAAACCAGGCAGTCAACCGGACGAACTGCTGGCAATTGTAGAAAACAAATCGGGATTGAAACTGAGCGATCGCTACTTTACTACCACTGCTGAGGACAATTTCTACGGCACTGTGCAAGACGATTATTTTGACGCTGGAGTAGGAAATGATTCCGTCAGGGCATTTGACGGTAACGATACCTTATTAGGTGGCGATAACGACGATTTTATTGTTGGCGACAAAGGCAACGATACTATCTCAGGTGGTAATGGTAATGATTCACTTTTAGGAACAACTCCATTTAGTCCGATGGATTCAGATTTCGTCAGTGGCGATCGTCCCAATCCGCAAGTTCTGGGCAAAGGACAGATAGACACTCTTACAGGTGGTGCAGGTAAAGATAACTTTTGGCTGGGCGAGTCATTAAGCGGTAAGTATTATTCTTCCTATCGCTACTACGACGATGACAACGCTTCAACTGTTGGCAACAATGACTATGCGTTAATTACGGACTTTAACCTTCAAGAGGACAGGATTACACTGATCGGACAACCGACTGACTATCTACTAAAAGCAACCTCTGATAGTTTACCCGTAGGTACGGGAATATACATCAACAAACCTGGAAATGAACCAGACGAACTCATTGGCATCGTTAAAGATATATCACCAACGAAGCTCAATTTGGGCAATTCCTACTTTTTCTACACCAACCCCGAACCCATTGTTATTCCAAGTTAAGACTCGAGTAGGTTAGTTGTCAGCTGTCAGCGGACAAAAGTTGTAGGGGCGGGTTTAGCAACAAATTCACGATCGGCGATCGCCAATCTCGCTCCAAAACTCGCCCCTACACAAATCGGTCAGTTCTCAGCAAATAAAAAATGAAAATACCTGAATTTTGCTAGAAAAATATTTTTTAATTATAACATAAAATTAAATAAAATTTCATTTCACGTGCGCTCGATCGTCGCCATCAAAACCTATTTTAGAGATGTGTTTAAGGCTAAAATTGTATAGCAAAGCGCGAGAAAATCATGGTACATAGAAAGCTGGCAAGATTTATCTAAAAGGTTTTTCCTGCCTTCTAACCCAACTCGAAAATGCTAAAATAAAGAAGAAAGCAACTGGCAGATTAGCTCCAAAATTGACTCCAATAAATCGTAGCTAATAGCTTAATTTCTATCGCTTTTTCGTGAAAAAATTTGAGTTGGTCGAAGATTGATAATGGTAACGCAACTGAATCACTACCCAGCCGCGATCGCCCAAGCAGCCCAGAGAGTCAACGAACTGGACTCGCAAATTATGGCAGTTCAACAGCTAATTAGCCGTGAAGAAGGAAACGCCGATCGGCTATCGGCATTCGATGTAGACTTAAAAAATGACACTCAACGTAAGGCACGTCGCTTTGAAGTTCTGTTAACTCATCAAGAATATCAAACGGCAGTCAATACACTCATGCGGCTGACGGCTGATAAAGCTAATGCGATCGCTCACTTAGAATATTTACGCAATCAATTTAGTGTTGCCAAATTAGAAGCAAGACTAGAAATTGCCAAACAACTCACTGATTTTGAGTCGCGAGAATTAGTAGGTTTGTAAGAACAGTTATCAGTTATCAGTTATCATCACAAACAATCCATGTTGCGCCTAGTCACTGATAACTGGTCGCTGATTTCATTCTTTATCCCAACCCTTCCATGACGCAAGTTACTTTAGAAGAAGTTGCTAAATTGCAGACTGAATTGACAAATTATCCCAATGCTCTTGCTGCTTTGCAAGAAATAGAAGAGTGTGAGGGAGATTTAGAAGATGCAGCTATGGTACTAGCAATTCGAGCCGGACAGCAACCAGATATAGCAAATGCAGAGTGGCTATCTAGTTTGGCAAAGAAATGCCGTGCCTTTATTTGTCGCCAAGAATTGCGATCTGCGTTAGCAAATGAATCCTTTGCGCCAGTAGTCGAACAACTAACAGCAGCTAAAATCTGCCCTACCCTACTGGTAATGCCCGTCTTGTTATACGTCGTCAAACAAGGTGTAGATGAATTCTGCCAACCTCTCGATCCGGTAGCTTAAAAAAGTCAAAAGTTAAAAGTTAAAAGTCAAAAAGGAAAAATGTAGTTTTAGTAAGGCTTTTGGCTGCTTGTATGCGAATTAACTATGGAACGACTGACTTAATTTCTTAGCGACTTAGAGTCCGTAAAAACCTTTGCATACTGGCGAAAATACCTGGTTTTCTCGCTCCAGACGTATTAGTAGTGTCAGTGGGATTCGATTGACTTGTATCTCCGTAGAGAATAGCATCAATTTCATCGCCCATTGGTTTTGTCGGTTGTTCGGCAATTAACTGAAACTCTTCTTCTACTTCCTGCCAAATTTGCCATTCACCAGGGTAGGAACGGAACACGGAGATGTTTTCAATTGGGCGCAGATAGTAACAAGATTCAATATTATTGAGAAAGCGAGTGCGTAATTGTCTTCCAGCGTAACCAATCCCGACGATCGCCACATCTTCCAAACGAGGATTGAGCATCAGTGTAGGACATGTCGCTAACTCACACAACTTTTCTACCCGTTCGACTTCTACCGCAGAAGGCGAAACAAATAACAAAGCCCCATCCTCTGGTTCGATCTTTTCTTCCAGAGGCGATCGCGTGCCGATATCGACAATTTTAAATGGTACTTCTCCCCAATCCCGCCGTGCTAGCGCCGCCGCACCCGCATCGGGAAAAAACACCTTAAGTTGGGAGCCGAACTGGGTAAATTCTGCTAAAAATTGCTCGGCAACAGACATCGGTTTGAGTTCTGGGATCGCTAACTCCACTTGCAGGCGAGAATATCCATCCGCGATTGCCGCTGAAGTGGCTACTGCTGCTTGGGCGATCGCCTGTTCTAGTGTTTTGGGAAATTCTGTCATATGAGAGGGGCGAGGAGTGAGGAGTGAGGGGCGAGGAGTGAGGAGTGAGGGGGAGAAGAGAGAGTTGCAGAACAACTACCAACTACCAACTACCACTGTTAACTGTTAACTGTTAACTGCAATTTTACAGGTATGAGACGCTCTAAAATTTGCTTAAGTACTGTTGCCGTCCAGTCAATATCGGCTGCTGTGGTTTCTCTACCTAGAGTTAAGCGAATTCCACTCAAAGCCGCAGCTCTGTCATATCCCATCGCTAGTAATATTGGACTAGGGGAAAGCTTCCCACTATGACAAGCAGAACCTGCACTGATACCAATTCCCGCTAAATTCATTTGCCGCACCATAGTTTTGCCGCTGACTTTTTCGCCATCTGCGCCTTTCATGTAGAAACTAGCGTGGTGCGGTAGACGTGACTGGCGATCGCCTGTAGGAACTAGTTGAGGCACGTCAGCCAATTGAGCAAACAAGCGATCGCGCAATAACACCAAGCGCGATGTTTCCGTGGGCATTTCTTGAACGGCGAGTTCTGCGGCAGTGCCAAAACCAGCAATAATTGGTACTGCTTGCGTTCCCGATCGCAGTTTCGATTCTTGCCCGCCACCACCCAGTAACGGCACTAACTTCACTCCAGGACGAATATAAAGCGCTCCCACTCCTTGAGGACCGTAGATTTTATGACTGGAAAGGGATAATAAATCTACGGGTAACTGTTGCAGATCTATAGGTAAGCGTCCGGCAACTTGGACGGCATCGGTGTGAAACAATGCGCCGTGAGAACGGGTTATCTTGCCCAAAGCCTCAATTGGTTGTATCGTTCCAACTTCACTTTGACCGTAAATGATTGAAACTAAAACTGTATTTGGTTGAAGTGCTGCTTGCAAGCGATCGGGATTTACGCACCCGTTGGCATCTACTGGTAAACGAGTCACCTGCCAACCCCACCGTTCTAGTAACCGCGCTGGCTCTGCGATCGCCGAGTGTTCGACGCTAGAAATAATCATGTGCTGGGGACTACTATAGCGTTGAGCAACCCCCATAATTGCCAAGTTATCTGCTTCCGTACCACCGGAAGTGAAGATAATTGACTCGGCGTTACGGGCGTTGACTAAGCCAGCCACCTGCATTCTAGCTTGTTCCAATACTGTTGCAGCGCGTCCGCCCCACTCATGCAAGCTAGATGGGTTACCCCATTGTTGAGTCAACACTGCTTGCATAGTCGCGATCGCCTCTAAACGAGTCGGCGTTGTCGCGCTGTAGTCGAGATAAATCTGCATGGATGTCAAGAGAATATGTGGTGCGCGATGAATGGGTTGTGGGGTGTGGGAAGTGTGGGAAGTGTGGGGTGTAAGAATTTTGAATTTTGAATTTTGAATGCGTGAATTGTTTTGCTCCCTCAGCTCCCTCAGCTCCCTCAGCTCTCTTCTCTCCCTTGTCCCCTCACCCCCTCACCCCTCACTCCTCGCTCCTAATTAGACACTTCTGCCATCTCAATGATCTGTCCGTCAAGATCTTTGACCAAAAAGTTCAATGGTTTCTGGCTGAGAATTTTGTGTTTTAAATTCATCATTTCCACCCGCATCAAGACTTGTTCCAAACACTCGCGATCGAAACAGACATGGCGCTGCTGGTTTTTCTTCCCTAAGCTAGCTCCGGTAATGATGTGGAGTTGGGTGTTTTTCTTGAGTTGATACCACAATCCATCGGGACCGTTAAATCCTTTGGTGCTGCTGAAACTGGGGCTAGGAGAGATGTAGTAAGGATCGATCGTTCCAGCTGCGCCCAAGGTTTGCTCGTAGTTGTAGTAATAATGCAAAGGAACTTCGGCAGCGGGGAGATTGAGCATTCCTTCGTAAAGCTGACGGGCAATCTCTAAGTCAGATACCATAACGGTATAGACTTTCGGGGCGCTGGTGAGAAACATCCACATAGCAACCGCATAGGCTGCTAGTAGCATCACCATGATCCCCTGTGTAGAGAAGAGGCTATCCAGGGGTAGGGAGGGCAAAAAAGCACCTAAAGTAGGCGGAAGCAGAAACGATGTCGAACTCACTGCTGTAACCATGAATGGGTGATGGGGAATAAATAACTTGAGTTTTCCTGTGCTAGCACAAAATTAACCCAATGATACTAGTCTATCAAGAGGAGAATTATTCGTTTGTAAATTGTAATTGAGTCGGTGAGTTGACGGTTGACGGTTGAGCAGATTTTTAGTTCAGAAATACGTTTTCAGTCGGTTGAGTTAGTTGACGGTTGACGGTTGACAGTTGAGCGGATTCTAGTTCAGAAATACGTCTCCAGTCGGTTGAATTTGCAGAGATTGCTTATCTATCCCGAGGTCGGTGGTTGCATCTAGCATTAATTCTAGTACTCCTGGAGTGGGCGATCGCCCAGTTGCGTTCAGCAATCCGCCATCTTCGCGCTTGAATGTCACAGTTATGGGTGCAACTAAGTTTTTGAGCGTGACATCTGATTTTCCTGGGAGCGATCGCGGTGCTGTATTCCCAATTGCTTGATAAGTGATTTTTGCTCCCGTCTGATTGATCAGCTTAATACTAACTTTGCCTTGATTCAATAGCACTGTCGTGCTGGGAGGCTGCTGCTGTTCGGGTAGGGGTGGTTGAATGGGAGAAGGCGAAATTTGTGGGGTAGGGGAAACTTGCGTATTAGGAGGCTGCTGCTGTTCGGGTAGGGGTGATTGAACGGGAGCAGGCGAAACTTGTGGAAGTTGTGGAGTTTGTGAAATATAGCTATTGCGTGGTGCTACTGTAGCGATATGAGAAAGAGAGGGAAGTACTGACTTTTGCTCTGCTTGGGATATAGCAACGGCGGGTAAACCGATCGCCAAACTGCCACATATACCAACTAATGTTGCGATCGAGCCGCGCAGCCTAATACTATAGTTCTTCATTTGTTCTCCAGTTATATATATATTTACGTGAATCTAGATTTGACTGTTTTTCCAGCCCAGGCTGCATCTGAACTGATGAGTTATATAAATAAACCAAGTTTCTCTAGCAATAGCTAGTTAAAACTCTGCTTTTAGAGCAGCATTTGGGTAGTTCGACATTGAATTATAGCAACAAATAATACATACCACCTGCTATTTCTCAAGAGGGGTTGGATCGTCTAGTAACAAATGACCAATAACCAATGACAAAACAGGGTAGGAGTTGTCTCCTACCCTGACTCAAAATTAACTTCAAATGTTCCTAAGCTGTTTCCCACATTTGCCGAACTCTTGGAGGTAAGCAGTTAGCAATTTCTTTAACTCTTTCTTCCGATAGTTCATCCTTGGTAGCAGAAAATACAGCTTTAACTACTTGTTCGGTATCTAAATCGAAGGCAGTTTTTGCTGTTGGTGCTTCACCTTTAACCCGTGCCAAGAAGCGATTGTCATTAACGTTAGTAATGTCAGAACTGTCTGAGTGGTAAAAAGGTGGACGAATTCTACTCAAAAAGCGAACGATGGGATTGGTATCATTCCACAACTCAGCTATTTCCATTTTTAAAGCTTTATCATCTGTGGGAAGTACCTCTTTGTGCAGTTCGTCTGCAACTCTATCTGATGCTTCCGTTGTCATTAAATCGCGCATGACGCGATAGACGACTTCTGTGACATCTCTAGCATCAAAAAGGTCTTCAAGTCCGCTTTTCAGCATGACTTTCTCTAGGAAAGGCATATCTTTCGTCGCAATAGGAACCGATGGTCCTTCTTTTAATTCTTCTGGAGGTTTTGCCTCCATTTTCTCCAACATCCGACGACCTTTTTCTGTCAACTCTGCCTGCTTGAAAGTAATTAAATGCGGCAAAGGTCCATCAGAAGCACCAAAGGTATTAGCAACTCTAAAATCAACCTCTTTGGGATTTACAGCATCGGGAACATCTTCCTGGTTACCGTACGCATTCCCACTAAATTCAGCCTTAATATACTGCTTTTGATTCAGATAATCTAAGTGTCCTAATAGTTCGGCTTTTGTTGGTTCGCGACCGATAAAGTCATCAGCAGTAAATTTTACTGGATGCAATTCTTGCCCAGTTTCATTGATTTTTTTCAAAATAATGTAGGCAACATCTTCTCTTAATGGAATGGTCATGAAATTACCCCTTAGCTTTTTATGCAGATTTTGACTGTAGCTAAAGAGAACCAACAAATTGTTTTTCAGTCCCTCTAGTGCTTGACTCAATTCAAACCTTATTGCGAGCGAACTGAAGGAGGATCGAATTTAGTTCGGATCTACAGCCATTGCCATTTAAGGTATTAAGAAAAAATACTTGCTTACATCTGTCACAGGAAACATATTCGGAAATTTTGAGGCGTAAGCTTGAAAAAACAGTTTGGTTGTAATTGTCTATTTCCCCAAAGATATATTTTTTAAGAAAGCTTTGGGTGGCTAAAATTTGCACAACAGACTATTCTCGAATCCAATTCAGAGCGTTACGTGCAGTGACTTGTGTTGTTGCGATCGCCACTTTCGAGCGTTATGCCACAGCAAAACCCGTATGCTGCCGTAATTTTGGATGTCGAAATCCAAGGATGCTTCGGTATTTTAACTGGGTATCCATTGCACAATCGCCTCATCTTCATCGAGATTGTTGGATGGCAGGTTCGGTCATCAAGAACCAACCGATCCAAAATTACTTCTCCCGTCGGAGTCATCTGGGGCTACAGTACCTTGGATGCGTAAGACCATGATAGCCAGCACCACAACCCATAGCATGTAGCTAAAGATGTTAATACGCTCCCAAACTCCCATCCACGGCGTAGGCAAGTTTGCCGCCAGCCGGGAACCGTCCAACCCTGCCACAATGCCAAACACGAGAAGTATCAGGATTGTCGCGATGGAGTAAAAGCGAAACCGCTTTCCGAATGCAGTAGCCGCGAACCCTATGGCGAGCAGCATGAAGAGAACGCCCACACCCGTGAGAATTGCGTGCATGGTATCCGTAAGCGTTCCCTCGACCCCACGTAGGTGCATTGGGAAAAATAGCGTTACCACCAAACCGATTTATTCCCAAGTTTCTAATTCTCGAATCCAGGTTTGCATCAATGCGATCGCTTGAGTGCGACGAGCCTCAAATGTGGCAGCAATCCAAATAAATAGCAATCCGACTACAATTCCAATTGCCCAAAGTAATAAAGAATAATTATCGATAAATAACCAGAGCTGACGCAAGACTTTAATAATAAAAGTTAGCGTGCCAACATATAAATAAGCGCGGGTGCGAAATACGATTCCTGCTAAGATTAAACCTACACCTAGAAAGATAGTTAAAATTCCTTGCCACAAGCTATTATCTGATTGGTACAAAGCTGTTAGACAAAATAACCCTACAGCTAAAGTGCGGAGGATGTGACGTTTTTCCTTTTCGGTAGGCGATCGCAATGTCGGATCGACTTGGACAACATATAGTAACGAACTACTCAATACCGAAACATACCACAAAGGATCGGTAAGTTGCCAATCTTGAATCAGTTGAATAATTGCCCAGTCTGATAAAATAATACTTATATAACTGAGACGAATCTTATTTTCTACTCTTGCTAACCAAGCGTAAAAAGCAGCGACGATAAATAAGCCTTGAATTGAAATTCCACTCAATGTAAGTAAGACAGTTACTCCTGGTAAAACAGTAGCAGAACGCTGCCAAGGTTGTCTCGACCATCCCCAAGTTTGCCAAGGTAACATATATAAAATATAGGCAAAAATACAAGCGATCGCGGCTGACCAATCTAGCAGTGCAGACAGAGGCAAAATTCGATTTAAGAGGTGGGCAATTGTAATTGTTAATTGTATGACTGACAAATATACCCAAAAATGGCGATTCCGTCCTTGCCAAGCTGCATAAGCTGCTAACGTTGTCGCGATCGCTAGCCAAAGATTGCTACCAAAATTACTTAAATTTACTCCTAATGCTAGTAGGGAAAAAAGACTGCCAACTCCCCAGTGAATATTGGTAATTACGAGTAATTCTTGAGATGTAAGTCTCCAATAGAATAGTAACCAGCGCGAACAGAAACGATATGTAATTGCGATCGCACAAGCTAGGGCTGATAGTAAGACTATGCCATCCCCTGCTTGCCCTCCTTTGGATTGGATCAATTGATAAATTAAAAGTTCGTAAGCAGCAAAGGAAATCCCAAATACAGCTATAAATGTAACTGGTTTAAGCAGAGGTAAACGCCGTCCAATACCAATTCCCACTAATGCGCCTGCTAGCGTGTAAAGTCCAGTGTAGGCAGTAAATGTATAGTGGGCAAAGAATAACCCTATAACGGCATATATAAGTGGAATAACGTGCCAACTAGAAAGGTAAGGCAAGGCAGAACGACGTAGCCACCAATCACCACCTAATTGCGTTGCTAGTCCTAATCCTAAATTAGCGATCGCAATGTTGATGAAAGATGGTACAGTCCACCAAATAATACTAGCTACTACTAATTCTGTACCCCAAGTAATCCCGGAGAAACCTATATTTGTCGGTTGTTGCCAGTTACGATAAGTAATTGCCCCTGTGGTTATAACTGCTGCTAAAACTAGATATAAATCTTGGATTGAATAAACTTCTAGCCTACCTAAAGTTAGGAAAGTTAAATTAATTATACTCAGTGCGATTGCCCAACCATCTAATGCTGGGGCATAAATATCTGTAGGGGGACAAATTTCTGTAGGGGCGCACAGCTGTGCGCCCCTACGAGAACGTAACAACCACAACCCCCATAAAGCAACGCCAATCCATGTTGGCAACCAATTGAGGGGAACCCCCCAAATTTGCCACAGACAAGTTCCCACAAAACTCAAGCCAAATCCAACGGTTATTGCTGCGGCAAGTTGCGATCGCAATTTTTGCGTATTGAATAACATTAAACTGGTGGCAACTGCCGTACTTATTAATAAAGGAGTTACCCTAGCTTCAGTTAAAATTTGGGCTAGAAGTAAAGCAACAACACTCAGCCAACTTGCTAATCTTGCTTGAGGAATGGTACGACTACCGAGAAATGTGAGACAGGCGGGAGTTGCTAACCAAATTAATCCCCAATATGGATTCGATGTTATGAGTAAGGGATAACTCAATCCGGCTAAGACTAAACCGATATACCACGCACTACGTTGCCAGATTGGATGAGCGATCGCTAAACTACAACTCCACTCTGCTATCATGCCAATTAATAAAATGACTGCCCAAAATCGAGCATCGAGATTGGGAAAACCCCAACCTATCCATGCATATACAGTTAATATTCCTGTTACATGCGTGAGATAAATTAACCATGCGGTGCGAGTTGGACGCTGACGCAGGACAATGATTAAAG
This genomic stretch from Scytonema millei VB511283 harbors:
- a CDS encoding cysteine desulfurase family protein, with the protein product MQIYLDYSATTPTRLEAIATMQAVLTQQWGNPSSLHEWGGRAATVLEQARMQVAGLVNARNAESIIFTSGGTEADNLAIMGVAQRYSSPQHMIISSVEHSAIAEPARLLERWGWQVTRLPVDANGCVNPDRLQAALQPNTVLVSIIYGQSEVGTIQPIEALGKITRSHGALFHTDAVQVAGRLPIDLQQLPVDLLSLSSHKIYGPQGVGALYIRPGVKLVPLLGGGGQESKLRSGTQAVPIIAGFGTAAELAVQEMPTETSRLVLLRDRLFAQLADVPQLVPTGDRQSRLPHHASFYMKGADGEKVSGKTMVRQMNLAGIGISAGSACHSGKLSPSPILLAMGYDRAAALSGIRLTLGRETTAADIDWTATVLKQILERLIPVKLQLTVNS
- a CDS encoding DUF998 domain-containing protein, coding for MHLRGVEGTLTDTMHAILTGVGVLFMLLAIGFAATAFGKRFRFYSIATILILLVFGIVAGLDGSRLAANLPTPWMGVWERINIFSYMLWVVVLAIMVLRIQGTVAPDDSDGRSNFGSVGS
- a CDS encoding calcium-binding protein, whose translation is MAIFRGTINNDTLTGTVGDDQIYGLAGDDTLQGSSGNDRLYGEDGNDYLYGDKGSDRIFGGNGDDHLQGGDGDDYIEGGEGSDYTEGGNGNDYLVGGNESEALWGDSGNDKVFGQSGNDYIHGGDGEDYLEGGEGNDEVSGDSGNDRLYGNIGNDFLNGGGDRDILEGGDGNDYLVGGGGKDTLYAGAGDDFLAGGYDSVVGFGGNDYIGGKNDIDLLFGGAGKDTFGINYSTDDGNPTTDGRRDYSLIKDFNPQEDTIRLNGAKSNYILKPSPQGLPQGTAIYFDKPGSQPDELLAIVENKSGLKLSDRYFTTTAEDNFYGTVQDDYFDAGVGNDSVRAFDGNDTLLGGDNDDFIVGDKGNDTISGGNGNDSLLGTTPFSPMDSDFVSGDRPNPQVLGKGQIDTLTGGAGKDNFWLGESLSGKYYSSYRYYDDDNASTVGNNDYALITDFNLQEDRITLIGQPTDYLLKATSDSLPVGTGIYINKPGNEPDELIGIVKDISPTKLNLGNSYFFYTNPEPIVIPS
- a CDS encoding DUF2267 domain-containing protein gives rise to the protein MTIPLREDVAYIILKKINETGQELHPVKFTADDFIGREPTKAELLGHLDYLNQKQYIKAEFSGNAYGNQEDVPDAVNPKEVDFRVANTFGASDGPLPHLITFKQAELTEKGRRMLEKMEAKPPEELKEGPSVPIATKDMPFLEKVMLKSGLEDLFDARDVTEVVYRVMRDLMTTEASDRVADELHKEVLPTDDKALKMEIAELWNDTNPIVRFLSRIRPPFYHSDSSDITNVNDNRFLARVKGEAPTAKTAFDLDTEQVVKAVFSATKDELSEERVKEIANCLPPRVRQMWETA
- a CDS encoding glyoxalase-like domain protein, which translates into the protein MVTAVSSTSFLLPPTLGAFLPSLPLDSLFSTQGIMVMLLAAYAVAMWMFLTSAPKVYTVMVSDLEIARQLYEGMLNLPAAEVPLHYYYNYEQTLGAAGTIDPYYISPSPSFSSTKGFNGPDGLWYQLKKNTQLHIITGASLGKKNQQRHVCFDRECLEQVLMRVEMMNLKHKILSQKPLNFLVKDLDGQIIEMAEVSN
- a CDS encoding DUF1995 family protein, producing the protein MTEFPKTLEQAIAQAAVATSAAIADGYSRLQVELAIPELKPMSVAEQFLAEFTQFGSQLKVFFPDAGAAALARRDWGEVPFKIVDIGTRSPLEEKIEPEDGALLFVSPSAVEVERVEKLCELATCPTLMLNPRLEDVAIVGIGYAGRQLRTRFLNNIESCYYLRPIENISVFRSYPGEWQIWQEVEEEFQLIAEQPTKPMGDEIDAILYGDTSQSNPTDTTNTSGARKPGIFASMQRFLRTLSR